ATGATGCTGGAGGTCGGTTTGAGGGCTAAGCTGACCTCCAGGTTCTGCCCGGTAGAGATACCGCCTAAAATTCCGCCGGCATGGTTGCTCAAAAAGCCGGTTTTATCCATTTCATCTCGATGCTCACTCCCCTTTTGGGTGACCACGGCAAATCCCGAACCAATTTCAACGCCCTTCACGGCATTAATCGACATCATGGCGGCGGCGAGCGTCGCATCGAGTTTATCAAAAACCGGATCACCCAGACCCGCCGGCATGTTTCGAGCGATGACGTTCACGCGGGCGCCAATGGAATCCCCTTCCCGGCGTAATTGATCAATGGTATTGGCCAGCGCGTCAATCTGATGCGTGTTAGGGCAAAAAAAAGCATTGCGAGCGATTTCGTTTTCGTCAACAAAATCGAGGATTAACTCCCCCATTTGCTGCAGGTAACCAACGATTTCAATCCCCGCTTCCTGCTTCAAATACAAACGAGCAATGGCGCCCGCCGCCACCCGGGCCGCGGTTTCACGCGCAGAAGAACGCCCCCCGCCGCGGTAATCGCGATGGCCGTACTTGTGATGGTACGTGTAATCGGCATGGCCTGGGCGAAAGACATGCTTTATTTCTTCATAGTCACTGCTGCGCTGATCCTGATTGCGAATCAGCAGGGCGATGGGTGTGCCGGTGGTCACTCCTTCAAAAACACCGGAGAGAATCTCCACAGCATCGGCCTCGCGCCGTTGCGTGGTGTATTTGGATTGGCCGGGTTTTCGTTTATCCAGAAAAGGCTGTATGGCCTCTTCACTTAAGGCAAAACCTGGGGGACAGCCATCGACAATACAGCCTAACGCCTTGCCATGACTTTCGCCAAACGTTGTCACTCGAAACAAATGGCCAAAGGTATTTCCGCTCATGTTGCTTCCTTTATTTGCCAAAATAGCGCTTAAGCTGGGTCTGAGTCAGCAGGAAAACCCCCTGGCCGCCATTTTCAAACTCCAGCCAGGTGAATTCCAGATCGGGAAAGGCATTCGAGAGCGCCTCCTCGCTGTTCCCTACTTCAACGACCAAAATGCCATGATCCGTCAGATAATGATGGGCATTGGCCAGTATTTTTTCAACCAGGGCCAGGCCATTGTTAGCCGCTTCAAGCGCCATCACGGGTTCATGACGGTATTCCGGCGGCAAAGTCTGCATTTCCTCCTCGCCTACATAGGGGGGATTGGACACAATGATGTCGTAGCGGACAGCCGGCACGTTTTCCCAACAATCGGATTGAATGAGACAGAGCGACTCGTGAAGCTCATGGCTATCCTGATTGATGGCAGCTACTGCCAGCGCGTCTTCGGACAGGTCAACCGCATCAATCTCCGCCTCGGGAAAAGCATAGCAGCAGGCAATGGCAATGCAGCCGCTGCCCGTGCATAGATCGAGGATGCGTTGTACCTTTGAACTGTCAATCCAGGGAGAAAATTGGTGATTGATTAATTCAGCAATGGGCGAACGCGGAATAAGCACCCGCTCATCCACATAAAAAGGCAAATCGCAAAACGTCATGTGCTGAATTAAATAAGGCACCGGGACGCGCTTGATAATTCGGCGTGACAATTGCTCGGTCACCTGCTCTTTTTCTGATTGAGTCAATCGTGCCTGCCAGAATCGGCTATCGTAATCAGCCGGCAGCCGCAAGCTGCCAAGCACCAGAGCAACCATTTCATCCCAGGCGTTGTCGGTGCCATGGCCATAATACAGATCGTGCGCATTCGCCTGGGTGACGCCAAAGCGAATGAAATCAAGAATCGTCACCAACTCGGAAGTGTCTGGTAAAGTCAGAGCAGTCATAGGTACCTTATGGTTAATTAATTGCGCAGAATTATCCTAAATTGTGCGTCAATTAAACCATATTCTGTTAGTGCCCGTCGAGAAAAAGCACACGCCGACGGCGTGTGGCAGTATAACCAGCGACTAAGGCCTGCTGTTTACCTGAAACCGTTTAACGAACGCTCTCTTACAATGAGGGGGTTATGCTCACTTCTTCCAATTCCATGGTATCCGGCAAGCGTCGTTTTGTTGGATCCTGATGCCATAAGGATTGAATGACCGTGGCTACTTTGACAGGACAGGATTCGGGAATACCATAACGCGCAGCCTTATTCACTCTGTTTTCAACCAATTCAGTCAAGTCGTTTTCCGGGGCTTCCTTGCGGGCGGCCAATTCCCAAAAGGGAATACCCAATGCAAAATAATCGCCGGCCCGCGTCACTTTCAACGAATGAGTGAGGGGCTTCTCCTGCCCTTCGACCCGGTTTTCCTTTAAGGATTCTTTTTGTAAAAACTCCAACAATTCAGGGGCACAGTAACTCGGCGATCCCACCTGTTCGACCTGACTGCCAATGGCTTTCGTTAAGCCAAAGTCACAGAACTTCGGTTCAAACGTTGACATTAACAGAATGTTTTGAGGTTTAATATCCCAATGGGCATACCCGGCGTTATGTAGGAATTGCATGCCTTTAATGCATTGCACAACGATGGGATAGCTTATTTTCCAATAGGCTTCCCATGACGTCACAGGAATCTGTTTATGATTTTTAAAAAACGCGTCGAGATTACCTTTCGGAGCATATTCCATACCCAGGTAGACCTGTTTTTTCAGGCTTAGTTTTCCCACTAAATCAATGATGTAATTCCCTGCCAGCGGGGTTTTATTTTTCTGTCGGGTGAGTTCTTTTAAAACCTGCACCTCATTGACGACGCTTTCATCATCGATTTTCTTAATGGCTATCCAACGATTAGCCTCGGTGTGTTGTATTTTGTAGACAACAGAAAAGGCGCCCATACCAATTTTGGTCTTGGTTTCCGGTTTATACTCTGTACTGCAGTCAATCAGCTCATCCTCACCGTCTGTTTTTTCTGACTTGTCAGCCGGCATTTGATTGGTCTCTTTCCCTTTATTGCCGCCTGACACTTCGATGGGAGCGCTGGCCTCGTTCTCCTTTGAAAAAGCATGAATTGCTTCATTCAAGTTCTGTTGAGTATTGGGCATAAAGACTCCAAAATAAGACAGACCTGGTATGGCCAAGGGATCGTATTTGATCGAAATTACAACTTATGAATTTTATAATAAACACATTAACGAATTATTAAACACAGATGATGCTCTCTCGGTAGCGGACTCGCATCGATGTTTAAGTTCAGCCTCGTCGGCTGATTTTGAATGGGCTGCCGCGGGCAAAGCCGCGGCGTATCGAGATTGAAACAATAGCGTCGGTTAAGTTATTTGGGAGACAAGTCTTTTTGTTCATCAAGACCAGTTGGTATATGCCGCTTGGCAGGATCCTGATACCATAAAGACTGGATGATGGTGGAAACCTTCACCGGGCAATTTTCGGGCAAGTCATAACGCTCACCCTTAACCACTCGATTTTGGTATAATTGTTCCATGTCGCCTTCATACACTTCGTCGCGAGCGGCCAATTCCCAGAAAGTCAGGCTCAAGGCAAAGTAATCGGCACTGGCTTCCACTTTCAAGTCACCGACGACTGACGCTTTTGCCCCTCTGCTTTGCTGACTTCGTCTGTGCAATTCGACAATTTCGGGGGCACAGTAAAGTGGCGACCCAACGGCCTCTGCTGGATTGCCCAATTTTCCCGCCAGACCAAAGTCACAGAATTTCGGTTCGTACGTTGCTGTTAATAGGATATTCGGCGGTTTGATGTCCCGATGAGCTATGCCCATACTGTGAATAAAATCCAGCCCTTTGAGGCAATGAAGCATGATTGGATAAGCGATTTTCCAATAAGCATCCCAGTTTTTCTTGGGAATCGCTTTAAAATTACTAAGAAACCCTTCCAGATCACCTTGCGGCATGTATTCCATTACCAGGTAAAATTTACCCTCAAGCCCAATACGGTCCAGAAAATCGACGGTATACTTTCCTTCAAGCGCTGTTGCTTTCTTTTTATGAGTGAGCGTCTTTAAGATTTTTGCATCATTTTCGACGGTTTTATCCTCATCAAATTCTTTGATGGCTGCCCACTTGCTGGTTTTGGCGTTCTGTATTTTATACACTAAAGAATAGGCACCGGAGCCAATTTTTACCTTGGTTTTTGGGTCATACCCCTCATCAGTTACTATCAGCTCAATGTCGACTTCTTTTTTTTCAGGTTTGCCATACGATAATGCGGTGGCTTGGTCATCTTCAGGCGATTCAAAATAAGGGGGCAGGCTTTCTGACTCAGTCCTTACACTCCCATGGGTTTGACTCCTGTTAATGAGTTCAAAATAAGGCAGGTCTTGCGATACATCGCTCTTTTTTGAAGAGGATAGGTTTAGCTCAACCACAGTAAAGGGATTAGTATTAGGCATAAAGACTCCAAAGAGATCGGGTAGAGCAATTGTACCACGATATGATTAAATTTAGAACATGCCTTACCTTTCCCATCCCCTGCGTGATGTTGTGAGTCTGATTGAGTATAATTAAAATAGGTTTGTATAGGGGTTTTAGTAATGGCGGATGATGGGGTATCTGATCAAGACAAAGCATTGTTTCGTCAGGCTATGCAGTCGGTTAAGCCGCTAAAAAAGGGTAAGGCCAAGTCTGTGAGTGAAGTCATTGTACCCCAACATCATACCGCACCACCCAAACGGACGCGGCGTGAAATGCCGCCTCCCCCACCGATTAACCTGTCCAGCTATTATACTGACGAGGTATTGGCACACACGACCTTGTCGTACACAAGCCATGGCATTCCGGCCAAACGATTCCGGGAATTAAAAATGGGAGCCATCCATTGGCAAGCCAAACTGGATCTTCATGGCTTAACAACGGAAGATGCCCGTGAAACGCTCCTTGCCTTTATCCTCTGTCAATATGAGGCAGGGCATCGCTCAATTCTGATTATCCATGGCAAAGGCGGCGTGCATGGGGAAGCGCCCGTGCTAAAAAACCTGGTCAATCATTGGCTCAAACAAATTCCCACCGTGCTGGCTTTCCATAGCGCCAAGCCCAAAGACGGCGGTACAGGGGCCCTGTATGTATTATTAAAGAGGCAACGTCATGATTAATGCATGAAATGAATGCACTTTCCGGCTTTTGCATGCGTTTTCGATTGAATTTATCGTCATAAACGCTTACCATTTGCACAAATTTAAGTATGAAACGATCATGAGTAAAAAAGCGATTATCATCGGGATTTCAGGCCCTTCTGCCTCAGGCAAAAGTCTTTTAGCCAATACCATTGTCAATGAACTCGGTTCTGAGCAGGTGGTTGTGATTTCAGAAGATGCCTATTACAAAGACAACAGCCATCTTCCTTTTGCCGAAAGGGAAAAAATCAACTACGACCACCCCAATGCCTTTGATCATGCGCTGTTATGTCAGCATTTAAAGAGCCTGCAGGATGGCGAGTCGGTAGAGATTCCCATTTACTCCCATTCCAAACACATCCGCTTGCCTGAAACCCGCAAGGTGGGACAGCATGCCATCATTGTACTGGAAGGGATTTTATTGTTCAGCGACAAAGCCCTGCGTGAAATCATGGATATCCGCATTTTCATGTCAACGCCCCTGGATGTCTGCCTGACCCGCCGTTTAAAACGGGATGTGGTTGAACGGCATCGTTCCTTTGAATCCGTGGTTCACCAATACGAAACCACCGTAAGGCCCATGTACCTGCAATTTATTGAGCCTTCAAGCCGTTATGCGGACATTATTGTTCCCCGTGGCGGTGAAAACCGGATTGCTATTGACATGATTCAAGCCAAAATGCGCGAACTGCTTGCGACTCATAAAAAAGATTAGAGGAGTATATGATGGGATTTTTAAATGGAAAAAAGGCTCTGATTGTTGGCCTTGCCAGTAACCGTTCGATTGCTTACGGCATTGCCAAAGCCTTCCATGAGCAAGGCGCACAATTGGCCTTTACCTATCAAAATGAAAAGTTACGGGAGCGGGTCGAAACCATGGCGGCCGAATTTGGTTCAAGCCTGACGTTCCCCTGCGATGTAGCCAGTGATCAGGATATCCAGGCCGTTTTTGAGCAACTGAGCAACCAATGGAATGAGATTGACATCGTGATTCATTCCGTAGCCTTTGCGCCAGCCGATCAAATCAGCGGCGATTTTGTTGAATCCGTGAACCGCGAAGGGTTCCGCATTGCCCATGACATCAGCGCTTACAGCCTGGTGGCCCTGGCCAAAGCCGCTCTTCCCATGATGACTGACACCGGGTCCATTTTGACCTTAAGCTATTACGGTGCTGAGAAGGCCGTACCCAACTACAATGTCATGGGCATTGCCAAAGCCAGCCTTGAAGCCTCCGTGCGCTACCTCGCGGCAAGCCTTGGTCCCAAAGGCATCCGTGTCAATGCTATCTCAGCAGGCCCCATTAAAACGCTGGCTGCTGCGGGCATTAAGGATTTCCGTAAAATGCAGGCTTCCTATGCCAATTCCACGCCAATGCGCCGCAATGTCACTGCGGAAGAAGTGGGCAATACGGCCGCTTTTCTCTGCTCTGATTTAGCCTCAGGCATTACTGCCGAAGTCATCCATGTGGATGCGGGATACCATGCCGTTTCCATGTCGGATTTAACCGAATAACCTCTTTGTTGACGTGATGCTGGGTTCTTAACCCAGCACGCGCTGCTTGCTTCACTTCACCGCTCCCATTGCTGTCAATCCATTTCATTTTTACTGGCTTTATGTGTAGGGCATTGATTGAAAGAATGAGGCGCAGCCAGATGCTAAACCGATTGGAATAAACACGGAAATTGGTTGCCGTATGGGTGCTGTGAGGGCTAGTCCACACGCAATGGACAGCCCCAGAGATTTGATGACTAGCCGAAATTAGGCGCAGTAGGCGCATAGACCGGTTGAGTTGGCTCGTAAGGTGGCGGTGAATCAGAATAGGATGCCATGTTGGATGGATGGCCATGATGATGTTGCACGTAAGCATCAGGCTGTGACGGAGGCACCACGTTCAGTTGCGGGTAAAGATTGCCCGTCTGATAAACATAATCCTGCGTCTGTGCATTGTAATAATAGGCAGGTATAAACACCTGGGGACGGCGTAAATTGAACGTCATGTCATCGACTTTGATTTCCTCTAGTTCGCCTCGTCTTAGCTGACGAACCTGGGCTAAAATCGCTTGCTTTTCCCCGCCGCGGGTCGTAAACCAGCGAGTTAATAACGCAGGAACCCCTTCCTCACCCATTCTTCCGCGAAGGGCTGTAATGGCACATTTGACCGCAATAGGGTCAAGTCCTGCGTCCAGCAAGTCGTTCATTTCTGAATCCGTTAATTGAAAACGGCAGGCATCCATGGGATCAATTGCATCGTTGTTTTTCAAAAGGTACTTTTGTAATTTGTTTGTCGCAAAACAACCCAGGGCACCTAAAGCCAGTGACAGGCAGACGGTAGTAAAAACAACCAGCCCCACGGGATTACTGATTCCAGCCGCCAGAACCAACGCCGACAAAGGCGATGCAACCACCATGGTACCCAACAAGGCGCCAGCGGTAGTGAAAGCAGCCATGCTTGACAGGGTGATAAACGCCTGTAACCAACCTTCATTCCAGACAAAGCGCTCTAAGCTATTCAGGGTCTGACTTAACATGTAATAAAGCGCGATACAGGCCAACACTGCAGCAATAAGCACAAGAACCAGCAGAATTAAAAAAGCTAAGCCTTCGCCGTTGATGCTGTCATTGCTGCCATGACCATGATGATGAGAGCCCCACCATCCGCCATGGTGATGGTGTGCGTGAAGGCTACTGAAATAAAGGTTAAGCATGGCCCAATCAAAAAGGGCATCGTGTCGGCAATAGGGATCGGTATTGATGAAAATGAGCTGTTGTCTCTTCTTAAGCTTGTTTTTAATATTTTCTTCACGCTGAAATTGCTGTAACTGGGCAAAATTATTACTGTACAATGGCGTGGAAGCGATAAAAGCGTTAAACACAGCCCAGGCCTTGCCTTGCCCTTCAACATCAAGACCATAGAATGCAGAACCATCATTAGCCAATTCGCCATAGACTTTAAAATAAAGAGTCCAGTAAATTTGTTCAGGTGCTAATGCCGGGCTTTGCTCAAAGAGCTTCTTATAATCCGCCGCCAAACCTAAATACATCTGGGACAGCATGTTATCAGAAAAATTTTTTGCCATACGCTTACTCCCTAAACAACCTTATACCATTTACTGATGTCTCTCGATTTTGGCTTTAGCGATAATGCTATTGACGTACAGATCGTAATCCATAACGCCATAGCTCGATTCAATCTGCTGAGCCAGGCTTGCCTGTTGCTCTTTATCCAGCGAAGAATAACGGCCATCATTAATTTTTTTAAGCTGAACAATCACGTAGTCGCCATTGACCAGACTACGACCTTCGCGGCTGTTGACACGCGGCAGGCTGAAGGCGAGGTCATTGATCATGGCATCGGCTTTATCGGTATCGCGTGTGGCCTGTTCTACTTCATGCCAGGTCAATTTTTTCTCGTCGATGATTTTTTCCTGCTTGCCCTTGTCCGACTTGGTAGAGAGCAAATCAAGACCTAACTGTTTTGCTTCTTTGCGCGCCTGCAGCAGAGTTAGTTTTTTAACAATGGTTTCTTTCACCTGTTCCAGGGGTTTTTTGGAAGCCGGGATGTGTTTATTTACCCGAAGAACAATGACGCTGTCATTGTCCAATTGTACCGGTTCGCTGTTATTGCCCAACTCCAGCACATCGTGACTGAATGCCGTATTGACAACCTGCTTGTTGCGGGTAATGTCGCTTTGGCCACCCTGGCGGGTAAACGGTTCGGTTTGCTCAATTTTTAGTTTCAATTCATCGGCTGCCGGCGACAGTGAATCGGGGGTCTGGTAGCTTAGATCCGTCAACTGTTCCAACACCTGAGCATAACTAGCCTGTGCAAGTTCAGCGGAAAGCTGTTCGGAAATTTCTTTTTTCACGTCAGTCAGCGGCTTAAGCTTGGCCGGCTTATAGGCGATGAGTTTAAAGATTTCATAACCATGAGCCGTTTTAAACGGTGCAGAAATCTGGCCGGGCTGAGTCAGGCCGGACAGGGCCTTATCAAATTCAGTACTTCCAGCCACAATCCAGGGCAAGACACCATCGTTGGCCGCAGACAATTTATCCGCTGACATGGTTTTTACCCATTGAGAAAATTGCATGGGATTATTTTCCAGTGCCTGATAAGCTTCCTCCGCCTTTTGCTTAATCTGCTTTTCCGTTTCGACACTGGCGTCGTCCGGTATCGCGAACAGAATGTGGGCTACCTGCCATTGAGCAGGTGTCAGGAAATTGCTTTGATTGTCTTCATAGTAACGCTGAATGTCACTGTCAGTGACTTGAATGTTTTTACGGATGTCCTGCATGGACAGGCGAATGTAATCGATGCTGACTTTTTCCGCTTCGATGAATTGCTGTTGATGCTTTTTGTAGTATGCAGCCACCTGGGAATCATCAATTTTAATGTGATCAGTGAATAACGAGGTGGGAATTTCAAGGTAATTGTAATCGCGGGTCTGCATGTACAGCTTGACAAAGCGTTTGATTTCTTCGGGTAAAGCAAAGGCACTGCCCATGAAGGCAAACCGTTGTTGATTCAACAGCATGCCCTGACGCACTTCTTTCTGAAAAGACTCCGGCGTGAACATTGCACCGCTTAGAGCCTGCTGGTAACGTTCAGTAGAAAAATGACCATCCTGTTGGAACTGGGGAATGCTGACGATGGCGGCATTGGCCTGTTCAGGACTCACTTCAAAGCCTGCCCCTCTCGCCGCTTGCACGGTAATCTGATTGACAATCATGTTTTCCAGTACTTCCTTACGCAAGGCCACTTCACTGGCGGTTGTCATTTGCGAAGGGTCGCGCTGCTGGCGGGCACGGCGATAACTGATTTCAAAGGATTGCTTGCTGATGGGTTCACCATTAACGGTCACTTCAGAATCTGATGCCTGATGAGACTGCATGTAATAGTCGACTCCGAATAAAGTGAAGGTTACCGCAATCAGAATAATCACTACCCAGGCTACAACGCCCTGTATGCGTTCATTTAACTTTTGCAACATATTCGAAGTTCCATATTTTAATGTAAATACGCAAGAAATTCAGATTAACTCGGTTGATAAAAAAAACGCGCCATACGGCGCGTTAATCTGGCGGAGTGGACGGGGCTCGAACCCGCGACCCC
This region of Legionella taurinensis genomic DNA includes:
- the aroC gene encoding chorismate synthase, with the translated sequence MSGNTFGHLFRVTTFGESHGKALGCIVDGCPPGFALSEEAIQPFLDKRKPGQSKYTTQRREADAVEILSGVFEGVTTGTPIALLIRNQDQRSSDYEEIKHVFRPGHADYTYHHKYGHRDYRGGGRSSARETAARVAAGAIARLYLKQEAGIEIVGYLQQMGELILDFVDENEIARNAFFCPNTHQIDALANTIDQLRREGDSIGARVNVIARNMPAGLGDPVFDKLDATLAAAMMSINAVKGVEIGSGFAVVTQKGSEHRDEMDKTGFLSNHAGGILGGISTGQNLEVSLALKPTSSIIKPGKTLNTAGEEVTVVTKGRHDPCVGIRAAPIAEAMMALVIMDHYLRHKAQNR
- a CDS encoding Smr/MutS family protein; its protein translation is MADDGVSDQDKALFRQAMQSVKPLKKGKAKSVSEVIVPQHHTAPPKRTRREMPPPPPINLSSYYTDEVLAHTTLSYTSHGIPAKRFRELKMGAIHWQAKLDLHGLTTEDARETLLAFILCQYEAGHRSILIIHGKGGVHGEAPVLKNLVNHWLKQIPTVLAFHSAKPKDGGTGALYVLLKRQRHD
- a CDS encoding protein kinase domain-containing protein, translating into MPNTQQNLNEAIHAFSKENEASAPIEVSGGNKGKETNQMPADKSEKTDGEDELIDCSTEYKPETKTKIGMGAFSVVYKIQHTEANRWIAIKKIDDESVVNEVQVLKELTRQKNKTPLAGNYIIDLVGKLSLKKQVYLGMEYAPKGNLDAFFKNHKQIPVTSWEAYWKISYPIVVQCIKGMQFLHNAGYAHWDIKPQNILLMSTFEPKFCDFGLTKAIGSQVEQVGSPSYCAPELLEFLQKESLKENRVEGQEKPLTHSLKVTRAGDYFALGIPFWELAARKEAPENDLTELVENRVNKAARYGIPESCPVKVATVIQSLWHQDPTKRRLPDTMELEEVSITPSL
- the udk gene encoding uridine kinase — protein: MSKKAIIIGISGPSASGKSLLANTIVNELGSEQVVVISEDAYYKDNSHLPFAEREKINYDHPNAFDHALLCQHLKSLQDGESVEIPIYSHSKHIRLPETRKVGQHAIIVLEGILLFSDKALREIMDIRIFMSTPLDVCLTRRLKRDVVERHRSFESVVHQYETTVRPMYLQFIEPSSRYADIIVPRGGENRIAIDMIQAKMRELLATHKKD
- a CDS encoding SurA N-terminal domain-containing protein, with the protein product MLQKLNERIQGVVAWVVIILIAVTFTLFGVDYYMQSHQASDSEVTVNGEPISKQSFEISYRRARQQRDPSQMTTASEVALRKEVLENMIVNQITVQAARGAGFEVSPEQANAAIVSIPQFQQDGHFSTERYQQALSGAMFTPESFQKEVRQGMLLNQQRFAFMGSAFALPEEIKRFVKLYMQTRDYNYLEIPTSLFTDHIKIDDSQVAAYYKKHQQQFIEAEKVSIDYIRLSMQDIRKNIQVTDSDIQRYYEDNQSNFLTPAQWQVAHILFAIPDDASVETEKQIKQKAEEAYQALENNPMQFSQWVKTMSADKLSAANDGVLPWIVAGSTEFDKALSGLTQPGQISAPFKTAHGYEIFKLIAYKPAKLKPLTDVKKEISEQLSAELAQASYAQVLEQLTDLSYQTPDSLSPAADELKLKIEQTEPFTRQGGQSDITRNKQVVNTAFSHDVLELGNNSEPVQLDNDSVIVLRVNKHIPASKKPLEQVKETIVKKLTLLQARKEAKQLGLDLLSTKSDKGKQEKIIDEKKLTWHEVEQATRDTDKADAMINDLAFSLPRVNSREGRSLVNGDYVIVQLKKINDGRYSSLDKEQQASLAQQIESSYGVMDYDLYVNSIIAKAKIERHQ
- a CDS encoding enoyl-ACP reductase FabI → MGFLNGKKALIVGLASNRSIAYGIAKAFHEQGAQLAFTYQNEKLRERVETMAAEFGSSLTFPCDVASDQDIQAVFEQLSNQWNEIDIVIHSVAFAPADQISGDFVESVNREGFRIAHDISAYSLVALAKAALPMMTDTGSILTLSYYGAEKAVPNYNVMGIAKASLEASVRYLAASLGPKGIRVNAISAGPIKTLAAAGIKDFRKMQASYANSTPMRRNVTAEEVGNTAAFLCSDLASGITAEVIHVDAGYHAVSMSDLTE
- the prmB gene encoding 50S ribosomal protein L3 N(5)-glutamine methyltransferase, which gives rise to MTALTLPDTSELVTILDFIRFGVTQANAHDLYYGHGTDNAWDEMVALVLGSLRLPADYDSRFWQARLTQSEKEQVTEQLSRRIIKRVPVPYLIQHMTFCDLPFYVDERVLIPRSPIAELINHQFSPWIDSSKVQRILDLCTGSGCIAIACCYAFPEAEIDAVDLSEDALAVAAINQDSHELHESLCLIQSDCWENVPAVRYDIIVSNPPYVGEEEMQTLPPEYRHEPVMALEAANNGLALVEKILANAHHYLTDHGILVVEVGNSEEALSNAFPDLEFTWLEFENGGQGVFLLTQTQLKRYFGK
- a CDS encoding protein kinase domain-containing protein: MPNTNPFTVVELNLSSSKKSDVSQDLPYFELINRSQTHGSVRTESESLPPYFESPEDDQATALSYGKPEKKEVDIELIVTDEGYDPKTKVKIGSGAYSLVYKIQNAKTSKWAAIKEFDEDKTVENDAKILKTLTHKKKATALEGKYTVDFLDRIGLEGKFYLVMEYMPQGDLEGFLSNFKAIPKKNWDAYWKIAYPIMLHCLKGLDFIHSMGIAHRDIKPPNILLTATYEPKFCDFGLAGKLGNPAEAVGSPLYCAPEIVELHRRSQQSRGAKASVVGDLKVEASADYFALSLTFWELAARDEVYEGDMEQLYQNRVVKGERYDLPENCPVKVSTIIQSLWYQDPAKRHIPTGLDEQKDLSPK